The region GAATGGTTTGCTAGGTTTTAGTGTTAGTTTATTAATCGGAAACGTCTTCTATCTTTGCTTTTTGTTTGGGTTTCTTAAAACTTTCACTAGTGAAACCCTAATTTCGATCCCCGTTGTACTTGTTTCAGGTTTTAGAGCTTGCTGGAAACGCAGCGAGAGACAATAAAAAGAATCGAATAGTTCCAAGGCATATCCAACTAGCTGTAAGGAACGATGAAGAGCTAAGTAAGCTTTTGGGTTCAGTCACCATTGCAAATGGAGGTGTTTTGCCGAATATTCACCAGACTCTTCTTCCCAGTAAAGGGGGAAAAAATAAGGGTGATATCGGATCAGCTTCTCAGGAGTTTTAAACTCTCTCTCGCTCTTTTGCTTCCATGAGTTTCTTTTAAACGGTTGTATGATATGCAACGTTTagtactaaatttttttatttatggcTTTAGCCTTGAACTCTTCATGTTATCTTTTTGATGGAAGCAGTAATATATAAAAgctttttaatattaaatctccaatgtccctttttcttttcctttcctgcACGATTGATTGTTGATTTTAATTTTGGATGAATATATATTTGTTCCTAGGTTCAAGCAAGAATGAATCAATGTTGGATTTTGGTGCAATTTCGTGTTTCGCTCCAGATTCTGCATTTCTGCTCAGATGTTTGCTCATGAGCTATTCTTAATCTAATGCCAAATTTGCTAATTTCAATTCCCAGAACACCAATAAAAGTTTCAGGATCAAATAATCCAAAGGGAAAAACACGAGTGACTGAACGTTTGTCCCAGTTCAGTTTATGCTCCACACAGCTGCAAAAACACTGAAATGTTCAAACAAGCTAGGgtcttaaaatctatcaattcttttttttcaaaatttctttccCAATCCCCTCTTTTTGCCCCATATCCAAGAACCCCCCCCTCCCccacccaaaaaagaaaaaagaagaagaaagaaacaacATTGGGAACTTATATGCCATGGCCTGATAACTCTTACAGTAGTCTCATACTCTCATTCCTTTGTGGGCAATGGCTATCTTCCAAGGAACTACCTTCAGCTCTATCTATCGTTTCACCCTTTTTGGAGCTTATCTTCAGCGGGTTCCTTCTATTTTTGGGGTGACTGATTTTTGGGTTCTTTTGATTTGTTTCAGGAAGTTTCGGGGGCTGTGTTTGGATACAAAGGAATAAATTTCATCCTTTCTGTTGAGTATTATCGTTGTAATAGGTCTAATCATATCTTGCAAGTAAAGTTTTTGGTTAACCAAAGGAAATTATTGAATTGAAGCACCTGGTAATCGAGGTTCACTTCTTATTTGAGTGAGTTTGTGTTTGTGTTTCTTAGCATGTTTAAGGACGATTGTGATTGGATTTTGTATATGCATGTGTTGTATTGTAGAATGTGAGTAGAGATGCACCAATGTTATGTTATTTGGGAGCATTAGAAAGCAATATAGCATTGTTAATAATGTTtagttccacttaatttgatgcTAAAACATTGAAACCATATGATTCTTTTAGTTACTAGGCCAAGCCTTGGTTCTTACTTTGATTATAAGGGTTGTCGAAGTCCGAAGTGAACtccatttaaatttcaaaacacacTGCTATCCTGCATGCGTCAGATATAACAAAACCTTTGCAGTATTATCGAAACAAATTGCTTTCTTATTCAAATTGTATCAATACATGATCTAGAAGTGCACTTCATTTTCATTTACATATCCATTGTTGAGAAAGATGAGGTTTGTTCTATACAAGAAACAGAGGCATTTTTGTTGTTCATATTTAGGCCATCCTTTTCAGGCTTTGTTGTTATGACAGATGATAAGCTAGGAAGTGATTTCTTTGCTGTAACCTGATTCTTCTAAGTTTTTGTTTTCATCTAATATTTTTCAGGTACAGAAGTTTGCTGGCAGTTACAATTGGGATTCTGCTCTTTCTTTTGACTAGCTTTTCTGATCTGGGAAATGTATCAGCAGAGAATTTTTCACGGTAGCTATCCGTTTATCCATATGACAATACCATATGTAGAGAGAAAGAATGCTCGACTTGTAGACTTCCAAAGTTCATTGTATTGGTGTCATGTTTGTTAGTGTGTCTTTTTAATTATCTAAAACGTGACCAGATTATTCTTTTGATCCAGACCTTCTAGATCCAAGCATTGCAGCATATGCAATCAATGTGTTGCCTGCTTTGGTCATCATTGTAGGTGGATGGTTTGTATCTTCAACTgttctttgtttctttattttatttcgttTAGCGAGTTGTTCTATGTACAGCATATTAAAAACATCAGACTCTTACGTCTACTTAAGATGGTGTTTACTTTAGTCCAGAATAATTGTATTGGAGAGAGAAGTACACAATCTTTTGGCTGTTCTTTTTTGGTCAATTCTTCACCATGCATCAGCTGCTAGCAATCCGTATTTCAATTTAGTTTACATAATTGCCTTTTTCATTTTGCAGTAGGTAACATTTTCTTGGAGAACATGAGCATCCTCTAGTTACTCGACCAAAACCACCATTAACTATGATTAGAACTTTTGACATTTACCAGATTTCCATTACTATCGAGGTTGTTTTTCATTAAAGTGATGATCTAAATCTAGTAACTGAGTTTGTGTTTTGTCCATTAATGAGTCACTTGCAATTTCTCAGCCTTGTTTGAGATCAAGAGCACTGCTCATCCTTTTCTGACTTTGTCCCGATCTATGGGCTACAAAAATGAGCAAATTTCTGCATTTTGTTTCCATATTTCATGTTAAAATTGTAGCAAGTGTTTTGCAGGCAGTTCCTTCTTTGCATTTATTGGATTGGTTCTTGCTGGAagattgaaagaattgaaagttgtatatattttaacaGGTATGATTGATTCAGACTTACGTTTTCTAGTTTATTAATGATTTACAAACTAAACTTTCCGGgccatttttttgttaattttattatggtGTAGAAAATTCGTTTTGTAGTTTAGCCCCTCATATTGTACTGGCAAGTGCATTAGTTTTTAGACattttctttttctgctttacGTATAGGATCTTGCTGCTAATATTTTGAGCTTAATACATTGTCTTTTGTTTTCCAGCAGAGGCTGTTAGGCTCGCATGACACTCAAATCCCTCTTAGGGTGTTTATGGCTATAGTTTCGATCTTGTTGATGGGTTTTTTTGCTTATCCTGCTAACCTTTGTCTCATAAACACTTCAACAAATGAGGTCAGATCTGTTTCAACCTTGTTCTGCTGTTTATTTTGTTGGTACCTTAAGTTGACATTGCTAACTAGCACTGGTTATTACCATAATTTGGCAACCTAGCCTCCGTTGAACATAAACCCAGAAATACTTTTCTATGCCGATTATTAAGTCCTAAGTGAAACTATGAAACTAGAATCGAATGTTGTCATCTTTCTGAGGCAATCCAGCCTTGACCTAAGATAAACCCTGAACTACTTTGCTATGCAGATTGTTATGTTGTTAAAGAAACCATGAAACTAGAATCAGATGTTCTCATCTATCCGAAGCAGGGTTGCCTTGACCGTACATAAACCCGGGAATACTTTGCTATGCTGATCATGAAGTTGCTAGATAAACCAGGAAACTAGAATCGTATGACCTCATCTGGCTAACCAGCTTTAACCAAACATAAACCCGGAAATACTTTGCTATGTCGATTATTAAGTTGTTAATGAGACTGTAAAACTAGAATAAGATGTTTTCATCTTCTGCATAAGCTGGCTGAGTGAGATCCGCGGCATTGAAAGTAAGCATCAATGGCATGAATAGCAAAAAGCTCCTAAAGAACAAATGTAAAATCTTTCTTTAAAAGGTTCCTTCTATAGAATACTGTGAAGAACAATGTGTATGATAATGGATTCTTTCCCAATTTATATGGGATCATTTTGTCCGGTCTCGACAAGAGCATCGGTCACTCTGCTTCCACAATCTGGTCTGTGGCACCATGTTGTAAGCTAAAGATTCTAGATGGATGTACTTATTTCGAAGCATTCGGATATTGGTCTATTGTACACCTTGATGGCTCGGTATTATTGTTCAGTAGACCAATGAATTTGTTTATTCGTATTGCAAATTCATATTATTTCCGCATGTCATAGTTCTTTTGATAATTAGACAGGACAAAGCAAAAAAtatctttattttctctttaatgTGATTTAAAATGCATGGAATCTTAGTAAAGAAGGAATCTAACTATGATCATGGTGGAGACAATGGAATgttgtataatatatatgttgTTAATGAATTGGATTTCCAATAAGATTCTTGCAAGTGCTTCTCCTATGTTTGTTTCATTCCTAACATCATCTTGGACCTTTGGTTCCCCACCTTGTTTTTATTTATAGTTAAAATCCTTGTATTTGCAATCAAATTTTGGTATGAAATCTAtatttatatcatgtttatgttatttaaaataaatatatgatatgaaatgtatacTTATATAGTGTTCTAAATTATTTTTCCATCTCATCTCATATTGTATATTATTTGGTATTGGGGTTTCAAATGATattattgaaattgaaaagtAGATGGAAAAGGAAAAAGGTAGAAAAAAgggcttcccataattgaacaaTTTAGTGGGTATAATGATACCTACTTTATTCTATCAACTTGGTCCATTGACTAAGTAATTTTAATGTCCATGAAGAACAATTTAGAGAATAAAACATCACCCAATATGATGGGAGCTCAAATGtcatttcaattattattattttttgtcatTTCCATCTTTAGCATATATTAGTTACATGTGAAATAGCtttcaagtaaaataaaaatatttttatattaagatGATTAAGTTTTAGTTTAACTGGTATAGATATTGTTATTAATGTTAGAGAACGTAGATTCGAGTGCGTTAaatcatattattcttttatttatgtgtaattctaagcattatataatatatatataaaatcaagacttataataaaattatttaaaaaaccagCCCTACGTTATTTGAAACTCAAAttctctttttaatacttttGTTTCCTTTAAcctctttttaaaagatttttgatcAATGCAATTGCATTTTCTACATCATTCTAGAAAATGGGTTATGGAACATTTCAAGTGTGTtcaatattgaaaaataatagtttaatttattaatCATTTTCAATAATACATAATGTTGAGCTGTGattggttaaattttaaaaaataaaaaaatattaaaaattttaaaattttcaaaaatttcaaataaaatataaagaataataaacattacaaaaagaatttaaaaagaaaattaaaataatataaatgggaTTTAATCATATATGAATATTAGTAATATTTACATAAACCATATATGCATGATTGTACGACACTACACTTTAACATGAACATTTGAGTGGATGAAACGTAGGCTATAGTGGGGGAGCACTTTATATATTCCTTTTTTATCTcgtaaaaaaataacttttttatacATTTAGTGGAATTTATCTCTCatcatcatcaaataataataattattcaccATTTCCAGTAAAAAAAAATCGATTAACTATGGATTTAACGAGTTATGAAATtcttttttctatataaaaaattatctgaaaattcaaataataatattgatatcaacaaaattaaaaattagttaataattaattgttaattaaGCTATGACGAatgatttatattaatatttaaattttctgTTAGATATTTAATTTTAGCACTTTTTATATAGAAATATTTATCAAACttcaaatacaaatattaaaaaaaaaaagaaaaagaaaatccatAAAAAGTTAGATGTCATTAGCTTTAGAAAAAAAGTATAAGCTTTGAACACTAATTTGTCAATCATCGAGAACTCTTCAACTctattataacttttattttcttctcattgaataaaaaagaagaagaatttttttgggtaaactatacaAAGAGTCACcagattattaaaattttttttaggcattcaaaataataataataaattgtaatTTGAGCACTCATGCTATATAGTTCGGTTATTTTGGTCACTCTTGTTAAAATAACGAACGACAAGCTGATGTGGTAGTTAAAAAAATCGATATAATAACAATTAaccctcaacttttacatattatatcgatttaaccataattttaaaaataaaccctaaaatttataaatatcctcaatttaatcttaattctaaaagatatataaatattttcaaaaaatcttcATATTAATATTACATTAATAAACCCCCACCCTCTCTCCCTCTCCCCCTTTCCCACCATCGTCCTTGTCCCCCTACCTCCATCACCGTCCGAGTGCCATCGGGCTTCAATGATGTTTATAGGTGCACACATGACAAACACACGGGAAACAAAAGCATTCGCTCTTTTAGCAATTCCCTTGTTGGACAAGAGAGCGAATGCTTTTGCTTCCCGTGTGTTTGTTTTGTGTGCACCTATAAACATTATTGAAGTCCGGCGACATCCGAACGGTGGTAGGGTTGGGGGGACAAGAGACAAGGACAGTGGTGGGAGAGGGACGAGGGtggggtttattttatttaatattaatataattatatttatttaatattaatttaaaggttaaatttattattatattttttgaaaaattatatatatttttaaattttttaaaattaagatcaaattgagaatatttgtaaattttgaggttaattttttaaaatttattattaattcgatataatatgtaaaagattAATGGCTAAATTCTTTAACTGCCACGTTAACTTGCCGTTTGTGATTTTAACGGGAGTGGTCGAAATGACCGAACTATATATTATGAGTGCTCAAATTGAAAAATTTGGGtgcctaaaatatttttttttttataatttaataactatctgtataatttacttttttttttcttaagaaaaaGCCCAAATAAAacgttttattttcttttctaaatctCGAAACCAAAGGCCATGGCCACCCAAAGCTTAACAAAAATTTATGTCAATTAAGGTAGTTAGTACTGTATTAAtagatatttcatttttttattgatattaatatatattagtaTCCTTCTATACcaatatattattttagatttatcgttattatatataatatttacaataaaataaattttaaatataaaataataatcaatCATATAAAACATGCTACACATGATTGATTACAAGGcatacattaaataaattcaaaattttgagtcCCAAAaagacaataataaaaaaatgtttttctatACTTATTTGTTGATTCTACCGATAAAAAATTATTGTCCCGTTTTATTACTAAcataagatattttaatataataatcaattgagtcttaatttgattgATATTGATACTAGTATTGTTGTTAGCACAGGAGAacatgagtctgagcatgctcaAACGCATTATCCTCGTATTTAAAGGGTGAGGATGGACTTTGAATAATTTTAAGCATTACATTCTCTATAtgtaaacacttaaaataaaaagGTGGATGGGTAATATTTGGTGAAAATTATTGAAAAGCAAATGGAATTTGCGTTGGATTCACGTTGTTGGAAAAGCAAATTGAGGATGAATTAgcaacattattttttatttttaattgtatattCAGAAATCAGTTGGATTGAATGTGAAGGAACACACTTCTGTCTGCTGCAAGGAAAGCATCATATTCTTATGCTACATCTTATCCAAACTCTACTGTAAGTATCGgatatccatatatatatatatattgctcgATTGGGGTATCTTTTTCGTTCATAGATGAATAAGTGTAAAAtacaactaaaaatttaaataatattactaAGCTATTATATTATACTCGTATATATTATATTCGTAAGCTATTAATATTATTCTGATTctaagtttagggtttatataaattttaggaTTTATGGGTTAAATTTGACTTTCATTTTTTCTACTTATATCAATTCTCAACCCAAAAGTTTCAGTAACTCAAGTAAGGCATTTTGTATATAGCATCTTTTATACACTTGTTTATATAGTTGGATTAGTTTGTTCggtttgattaaattaataattaaaaaattataaaaataaaaacttgattCTATTAGTGCATACCAATTCATTAGTGAACTTTATTATGGACCACTACCCCCTGATTGGTTCACCGTCCAACTGATTAGTCTGGTTTtgaaaatcataatatatatatatatatattattataatacacATGGTTGAGTCAGGTTCGTGAGTTAATTTGATACTAAGTTAAGAAAGAcctgaaaatcattaaaaaaaacaataaatattcgAGTTAATTACATTGAATATCTCCAAACTATGATCCTTATTCTAAATTGATCCTCAAACTTCATAATATTCTAATtacatcattaaattattaatgttatatcaATCAGGTCATCCATTGTTGAAAtcgttaatttaactattaaatgataCGGAAATCTTATGTGAcatgatttaaaatgaaaattttaaagaaaagtaaatgTTATCGtataaagtttaaattttgaaactaaaaataatgtaaaactaagaaaaaaagagagagaataaTAGTTTCTGAAAAAGGTTCGAAAACCTCAAGACCAAGATTTCTATatcattcatttttcttttaaattttctattttaaattatgtcacataagatTTGATATATCGTTTAACAGTTAAATCAATGATTTTAATAACAGAAATCGTATATGAAAGTCATAGTTTGAAAATGAATGGGgcaattaaatctaaatattataatatttgaaaaatattttcccaCTTTTTTTACATGAAATCTTTCAATAAATCAACTAAAACAATACTATTTAAATTGACAATACTTGTTTGAAATACTGTTAAGAT is a window of Gossypium hirsutum isolate 1008001.06 chromosome D08, Gossypium_hirsutum_v2.1, whole genome shotgun sequence DNA encoding:
- the LOC107899136 gene encoding probable histone H2AXb: MSPTEGSTKGGRGKPKSTKAVSRSHKAGLQFPVGRIARFLKAGKYAERVGAGAPVYLSAVLEYLAAEVLELAGNAARDNKKNRIVPRHIQLAVRNDEELSKLLGSVTIANGGVLPNIHQTLLPSKGGKNKGDIGSASQEF